CATGGAAATTTTCCATTTTTTCCAAGCTTAACTGTACCGGCTGATTGGTCCCCACAGGGGGGGGCCTCCGGCCGGGGGCGGCGGGGCTGGACCCGGAAGTCCTAGTTGCTTGAAGGGCGGAAAAGGGGCTTCGCCGGTTGGCTTCGGAAGCCGGTATGCGCCGCCCACAGTTCCCGCGACTTCTCGAGAGGCCGGCCGTCGGTCGGAAACACGCGGTATCCGAGCGCCGCCAGGAAGTCCAGGCAGGCTTTATGGATTTTGCCGGAATGGGTGGAAAGGAAAATCGGCGGATGGGACTGGGACAGGGTCTTTTCCATCCCCTGCAAAGCCAGGAATTCGGCGCCTTCGATGTCGATCTTCAGCAGGTCCGGAACGGGCAGCCGCCCCGATTCAATCCATTCGTCGAGGGCGACCGCGCACACCTCGAAGCCGCCTTCCGGCCCGATCCGGCCCCGCGAGGTGCTGGCGTCTTCCGCGAAGCGGACCGTTCCGCCGCGGTCGGAGACCGCCGCCCCGACCACGGTTACATTCCCGGCTTGGTTCAGGGCGAGGTGGCGCCGGAGAAATTCCAGGTTGCGCGGCAGGGGTTCGAAGGCGAACACCCGTCCCTGCTCTCCCGCCCGCAGGGAGGCGATCAGAGTGTAGTAGCCGACGTTCGCGCCCAAATCGAACACCGTTCCTCCCGCGGGAACGGCATCCGCGAAGCGGGCGCTCTTGCCCATCTCGTAGCTCCCCAGCCAATAGCCGTGGTTCCCGGATCCGACGATCCACCGCTTCCCGCGCAGCGGCCCCTGCAGAACCGGCATCACCGTCTGCGGCGGAATCAGACGCAGCGGCAGGCGCAGGATTTTTCCGATCAGCGAGGTGTTGGATACGGAAGTCCAGTTCATTGTTTCTCTTTCCCCGCTCCGGACGGCCGTGGCGGGGAGCGGGGCGGGAGGGGAAAGGCCGCGATCGCCGGCGCGGATGGAATCCCTCACCACCGCGTCAGAGGATTGATCCCCAACCTCCGGCTGCGGCGGATGTAAAGCGCGACATAGGCCAAGTCGAAGAACAGAATCGCCCAGGCGAAGAAGACCGTCAGGGCGGATTCCGGCAGACGCTGGAATACCAGGATCGAGGGGCACAGCGTGCCCAGCATCTTCGCCAGCCCGATGTACAGCGACTGGCCGGCAAGATCCGGCCGGTCGAACAGCAGTTTCACGAACAGGATCGACATCAGCAGATTCTGCCCGAAGGCGGAGTAGTACCCGACCCAATTTGAGAACTCGCGCGTGACCAGCAGGACCGTGAGAAAGGAGACCGCCAGCAGGGAAAGGAAAGCCGCGTGGAACAGTCCGGCCGGCATCCCCGCCGGACGCCGGGCGGGCTCGTAGCGCAGGTATTGGACGAGCAGGACGAGATCGAACGCGAACCAGGCGATGTTGATGATCCGCTGGATGCCGGTGTGCGGATGGACGAAGGAAAAGATGAATTCCCAGGAAATGTTGAGGCACAGCGCCGCCGCCGGCATGCCGCAAGCCCGGTCCCGGCGCCCGCGCCTGATCAAGAGCAGATAGGCCGTCAGCCAAAAAATGCCGGAGGCGATGCCCAGTTGCATTTCGGAAATCCTCGGGGTGAAGTTGGAAGCCGTCCGCCGCCGGGCCGGTCAGCCCGGGACGAGGAAACTTTCCACGAGCGCAAATATATCACGGCCCCCCGCCCCGCCCGCCGCGGCGGAGAAGGCCCGGTGGAACGATTCCCGCCGGAGGATCACGTCCCGCAGCGGGACGGGCCGCCCGGCTTCGGCCGAAGCCCGGCGCACGAACAGCGCGCCCTGGGTGCGGTGGCATTCCATCGCGGCCAGCTTGCGGTCGAAGACGGAATCGACGTTCACGATGAAATCCGCCGGATCGTCGCGGTTGGCCGCGCGCCGCCGCGGGTGGCCTTCATAATCCGCATGGAAGCTGAAGACGGCGGGAATCCCCTCGCCGCGCGCCGCCTGCAGGACGGCCCGGTGCACGAGGATGTGGGCTGGATGCCCGTACTCGCCGCCGGAGCCGTGGGTGATCAGCGCGTCGGGCCGCAGCGGGCGGAAGCGTTCGGCCAGCAGGGGCGCCACCGCTTCGGGCGTCGGGGCGAAGGCGAAGAGCTCGTCCTGCGGGCCGATGTCCGGATCGCGGAAGGGGAGGAAGCCGACCGAGGCACAGCCCAGGGCGCGGGCGGCGCAGCGCAGTTCGGCTTCGCGCATGCTTCCCAGTTCGGCGCGGCTTGCGAGCGGCGGCTCGCCCGCCTCGCCGCCCTCGCCGCGCGTGCAGCACAGGATTCCCACCTCGGCCCCCGCGGCGGCGAGCAGGGCCAGCGTTCCCCCGGCGAAAACCGATTCGTCGTCCGGATGGGCTGTGACGCAGAGGATGTTCATCGGGTTAAGAGGAGGCTGTCTAAAAAGATCGGCAGGAAAGGTGGAAGATCGTCATGCCCGCGCCTGCCCTCGGTGTGCATTTCACCGGGGGTGCTCTTAGCGGGCATCCAGAGACTTTATCCTATTTACCCGCGAAAGACACTGGATTCCCGCTAAAAACACCCCCGCTTCGCAACCGCGCATGTTCGAAGTGCAGAACCTGCGCACTCCCGCGGGGCAAGCGCGGGAATGACAACTCAATAAGTATCTGGTCTCATCCATAATAAGAAAGTTCCGCATTCTAGACAGCCCCTTTGGGTTTCGCGGTTCGCGGGGGAGGATTCCGCTCAGGCCGTTTTGCCTTCGATGGTGTGGATCGCCTGCTCGGGCGTGACGTTGGCGTAGAGCACCGACATCAGGCCGGGCAGATATTTGTTCATCGTCATCACGTTGGAATACACCACCTGGCGGATCAGGATGTGATTCAGTTCGCCGCCTTCGACGTCGATGCTCGTCTTGCAGCGGATGTCTCCGTCGGCGATGTCCATCTCGAAATTGCCGATGACCAGCCCGTAGTTGGCGCGGGTGATGAATTCCATCGCCGCCGGGCGCCGGTCCTCGGGGGCGGGATTGGGGAGGACCGAGTAGAAGATGAATTGCTGTTGGTTCTCCCGCGCCTGCGCGAAGCAGGTCCACTTCCCGTTTTTGCCGGAAAAGCCGGTGCGCAAGATGGGTTTGCCTTCCATCTCGGTGTACGGCCATTCGTCTTCGCGGAAGAATTTTTTAACCGCCTCGAGTATTTTCCCCATCGGAATCCCTTGCCGAAACCGGCCTTCCGCGGAGCCCGCGGGCTTCCGGCATCCCGGACGGCGGAAAGGCGCCATCCTGGATGGATTTTATACGTTATGACGCCGCTCCGCAACCTTCAGCCGGGATTCGGCGGCCGGACGCCCGGGAAAGGGTGGAACGGGCTGTATAATCGACCCATGAGCATTGCTCCGGCAAAAGCGGCCGCATTCTCCCGACCTTTCCGCAACCACGCCCTTTTCGGCTTTATTCTAGCGCTTCTGCTGAGCGCCTGCCGGGCCGGCGCCGCGGAACCGGATCCGGATGGCGCGCTCACGGCCAACGGAATCGCTCCGACCGTCTCCGCCGCCCTGCAGATTCCTTCTCCGGATGCGGGCCGACAAACCGCGAATACTCCCGGACCAGCGACGTCCGAAACTGGCCCCCCGGAGGCCGGATCCCCCCAGACGACCCGGCCGGCTTTCCCGTCCTGTGCCGACAACCTCGTTTTTCTGGCGGATCTGACGTATCCGGACCGGACCCCGGTCCTGGCCGGGACGCCGCTGGAAAAGAGCTGGAGGGTCCGCAACAGCGGAAATTGCGATTGGGGGCCGGAGTACCGCCTCCGTTGGATCGGCGGCGCGGAGCTTTCCGCCAAGCGGGAGTTCGCGCTCTATCCGGCCGTGGCCGGAAGCGAAGCCGTGGTCTCGATTCTGCTGACCGCCCCGCTCGCCCCGGGGGAGGTGGTCTCCCGCTGGCGGGCCCACTCGCCGCTCGGGATTGCGTTCGGGGATACGCTCTATATCGACGTGGTAATTGGGTGAGCGATCCGGAAAAACCGTTTTACCGCGAAGCCGCGAAGGGCACTAAGGTTTTGTTTAAAAAAATCTTAGCGACCTTTGTGCCTTTGAGGTGCAATAGCTGAGATCTTCCGCCGAGAGTCGGCTGGAATGGACAAGGAGGCCTATGCTGAGCGTTCGCGGTCCGGAGATTGTGGATGGGGCGGGGAAACCCGTCCGCTTGCGGGGGGTGTGCGTCGGCGGCTGGATGAACATGGAAAACTTCATCAACGGCTATCCGGGGAACGAGAGCGGCGTGCGCCGGGCCGCGGCGCAGGTCCTCGGCCTGGAGCGGGCGGAGTTCCTCTTCGACCGCTGGCTGGATTATTTCTTTGCCGAAGAGGATGCCGCCTTCATAAAATCCTGCGGGGCGAACGTCGTCCGGCTGGCGCTCAACTACCGCCATTTCGAATCCGACGCCGAACCGTTCCGCTACCTGGAGAAGGGATTTGAACGGGTAAAGCGTGCCGTGGATGCCTGCGCCCGGCACGGGCTGTACGTCATCCTCGATTTGCACTCCGTCCAGGGCTGGCAAAACACCGATTGGCATTCCGACAACTCCAGCCGGCACTCGCTGCTTTGGCGGCATCCTCACTTTCAAGAACGGTTCATCGCGTTGTGGGTGGAGATCGCGCGCCGTTGGAAGGGGGCGGATGCCGTGGCGGGCTACAACCTGATGAACGAGCCGGTCACCAACGCGCCGGCCGGCCGGTTCACCAAGAATTACGTCCCCGATTGGGACGCGATGAACTCCCTCTACCGGCGGGCAGTCGAGGCCGTCCGCGCGGCCGATCCGGACCACATTATCTTCCTGGAAGGGGATTACTTCTCGGCCCGGTTCGACCAACTGGATCCCCCCTTCGCCCCCAACCTTGTCTACAGCAGCCACAACTACAGCTTCGCGGCTCTGCTCCCGGGAAAATATCCGGGCCGGTTCGACGGCAAGCGCATGGACCGGAAGGCGCAGGCGGAGGAACTCGGGAAGCACGAAGGCGTGCGCTACGCGCAAACCCACCGCGTCCCGCTGTGGGTCGGCGAATACGGCGCGGCCTTCGTCGGCGGGAAAGCCGACGCCGCCCACCGCCTGCGCGCGCTCGAGGATCAGCTCGCGGCGTTCGAGCGGTTCGGGGTCCACTCTACGATTTGGACTTACAAGGACATCGGGGTGATGGGGATGGTCGCGCTCGATCCACAGAGCGGGTATCTGCGTCTGATGCGGCCGGTCCTGCGCGCCAAACGGCTGCTCGGGACGGACGGCTGGCTGAGCGCGGCCGCGGAAAGGACCACCGCCCACCGGGCGGTCGAGCGGCTGTCGGCTTTCGCCGAGAAGGCAATCGGCGATAAAGAGATCGACCACGTCTCCAACCGCCGCTTTTTGGCGCAGGCGGTTCAGGCGGGGTATCTGGCGAGCCTGATGCAGCCGGCCTTCGCCAAGCGCTTCCGAGGCCTCTCCGAGGAGCGGATCGACGAGGTGATGCAATCGTTTGCCTTCCGAAACTGCCGCGTGCGCGAGGGGCTGGCGGCGGTGCTGCGGAAGTATTGGGGAGGATGACCTCATCCCCACCCCGATCCCCTTCTTC
This window of the Anaerolineales bacterium genome carries:
- a CDS encoding FkbM family methyltransferase; translation: MNWTSVSNTSLIGKILRLPLRLIPPQTVMPVLQGPLRGKRWIVGSGNHGYWLGSYEMGKSARFADAVPAGGTVFDLGANVGYYTLIASLRAGEQGRVFAFEPLPRNLEFLRRHLALNQAGNVTVVGAAVSDRGGTVRFAEDASTSRGRIGPEGGFEVCAVALDEWIESGRLPVPDLLKIDIEGAEFLALQGMEKTLSQSHPPIFLSTHSGKIHKACLDFLAALGYRVFPTDGRPLEKSRELWAAHTGFRSQPAKPLFRPSSN
- a CDS encoding PIG-L family deacetylase, whose product is MNILCVTAHPDDESVFAGGTLALLAAAGAEVGILCCTRGEGGEAGEPPLASRAELGSMREAELRCAARALGCASVGFLPFRDPDIGPQDELFAFAPTPEAVAPLLAERFRPLRPDALITHGSGGEYGHPAHILVHRAVLQAARGEGIPAVFSFHADYEGHPRRRAANRDDPADFIVNVDSVFDRKLAAMECHRTQGALFVRRASAEAGRPVPLRDVILRRESFHRAFSAAAGGAGGRDIFALVESFLVPG
- a CDS encoding YbjN domain-containing protein yields the protein MGKILEAVKKFFREDEWPYTEMEGKPILRTGFSGKNGKWTCFAQARENQQQFIFYSVLPNPAPEDRRPAAMEFITRANYGLVIGNFEMDIADGDIRCKTSIDVEGGELNHILIRQVVYSNVMTMNKYLPGLMSVLYANVTPEQAIHTIEGKTA
- a CDS encoding glycoside hydrolase family 5 protein, whose translation is MLSVRGPEIVDGAGKPVRLRGVCVGGWMNMENFINGYPGNESGVRRAAAQVLGLERAEFLFDRWLDYFFAEEDAAFIKSCGANVVRLALNYRHFESDAEPFRYLEKGFERVKRAVDACARHGLYVILDLHSVQGWQNTDWHSDNSSRHSLLWRHPHFQERFIALWVEIARRWKGADAVAGYNLMNEPVTNAPAGRFTKNYVPDWDAMNSLYRRAVEAVRAADPDHIIFLEGDYFSARFDQLDPPFAPNLVYSSHNYSFAALLPGKYPGRFDGKRMDRKAQAEELGKHEGVRYAQTHRVPLWVGEYGAAFVGGKADAAHRLRALEDQLAAFERFGVHSTIWTYKDIGVMGMVALDPQSGYLRLMRPVLRAKRLLGTDGWLSAAAERTTAHRAVERLSAFAEKAIGDKEIDHVSNRRFLAQAVQAGYLASLMQPAFAKRFRGLSEERIDEVMQSFAFRNCRVREGLAAVLRKYWGG